In Pararge aegeria chromosome 5, ilParAegt1.1, whole genome shotgun sequence, one DNA window encodes the following:
- the LOC120623725 gene encoding ADP-ribosylation factor-like protein 1: MGGLFSYFRGLLGAREMRILILGLDGAGKTTILYKLQVGEVVTTIPTIGFNVEQVTYKNLKFQVWDLGGQTSIRPYWRCYYGNTDAIIYVVDSADRDRIGISKDELVHMLREDELANAILVVLANKQDMAGCLTVAEVHQALGLDALRDRTFQIFKTSAVRGEGLDQAMDWLSNALQARK; this comes from the exons ATGG GCGGTTTATTTAGTTACTTCCGAGGGTTGTTGGGGGCACGGGAAATGAGGATTTTGATCCTGGGTTTGGACGGCGCCGGGAAGACAACAATATTGTACAAACTACAGGTTGGCGAAGTGGTGACGACCATACCGACAATCGGCTTCAATGTGGAGCAGGTcacatacaaaaatttaaagtttcaaGTTTGGGATTTGGGCGGACAAACTAGCATCAG ACCTTATTGGCGATGTTACTATGGCAACACAGATGCAATAATATATGTTGTTGACTCAGCGGACAGGGATCGAATAGGAATATCTAAAGATGAACTAGTACATATGTTAAGA gAAGACGAGCTAGCGAACGCCATCCTAGTAGTCCTAGCCAACAAACAGGATATGGCGGGCTGCCTCACCGTCGCCGAGGTGCATCAGGCTCTAGGCCTGGACGCGCTGCGCGATAGGACCTTCCAGATATTCAAGACCTCCGCAGTGCGGGGGGAGGGGCTCGACCAGGCGATGGACTGGCTGTCCAACGCGTTGCAAGCTAGGAAATAA